The following proteins come from a genomic window of Nocardiopsis sp. YSL2:
- a CDS encoding NADH-quinone oxidoreductase subunit B family protein, translating into MGLEEKLPSGIALTTVEQVVGLARKSSMWPATFGLACCAIEMMSVGGPHYDLARFGMEKFGATPRQADLMVVAGRVSQKMAPVLRQIYDQMPEPKWVIAMGVCASSGGMFNNYAIVQGVDHIVPVDMYLPGCPPRPEMLLDAVLKLHDKVQNTKLGAHRELEIDETEERMLRRSLPLVSKD; encoded by the coding sequence ATGGGACTCGAGGAGAAACTCCCCAGCGGCATCGCGCTCACGACCGTCGAGCAGGTCGTGGGCCTGGCCCGCAAGAGCTCCATGTGGCCCGCGACGTTCGGCCTGGCGTGCTGCGCCATCGAGATGATGTCGGTCGGCGGCCCGCACTACGACCTCGCCCGGTTCGGCATGGAGAAGTTCGGCGCCACCCCGCGCCAGGCCGACCTGATGGTCGTCGCCGGCCGCGTGAGCCAGAAGATGGCGCCCGTCCTGCGGCAGATCTACGACCAGATGCCCGAACCCAAGTGGGTCATCGCCATGGGCGTGTGCGCCTCCAGCGGCGGCATGTTCAACAACTACGCCATCGTCCAGGGCGTCGACCACATCGTCCCCGTCGACATGTACCTCCCGGGCTGTCCGCCCCGGCCGGAGATGCTCCTCGACGCGGTGCTCAAGCTCCACGACAAGGTGCAGAACACCAAGCTCGGCGCCCACAGGGAGCTGGAGATCGACGAGACCGAGGAGCGGATGCTGCGCCGTTCGCTGCCGCTGGTGAGCAAGGACTGA
- a CDS encoding NADH-quinone oxidoreductase subunit A — MELYTPIFVLGGIGAAFVVVSMVAGAVLGPKRYNRAKMQAYECGIEPTPQPAGGGRFTVKYYMTAMMFIVFDIEIIFLIPWAVHFEALGWFGLIAIILFLVNVSIAYAYEWRRGGLEWD, encoded by the coding sequence TTGGAGCTCTACACCCCGATATTCGTTCTCGGCGGGATCGGTGCCGCGTTCGTCGTGGTGTCGATGGTGGCCGGGGCGGTCTTGGGCCCCAAGCGCTACAACCGCGCCAAGATGCAGGCGTACGAGTGCGGCATCGAGCCCACGCCCCAGCCCGCGGGCGGCGGGCGCTTCACCGTCAAGTACTACATGACGGCGATGATGTTCATCGTCTTCGACATCGAGATCATCTTCCTCATTCCGTGGGCGGTGCATTTCGAGGCCCTCGGTTGGTTCGGCCTGATCGCGATCATCCTCTTCCTGGTGAACGTCTCCATCGCCTACGCCTACGAATGGCGCCGCGGAGGCCTCGAATGGGACTGA
- a CDS encoding NADH-quinone oxidoreductase subunit C, whose translation MTNENERDEAAENLPDQLGRERLAAPVKRTGLFGATTTGDTSGFGGLQVRGSAPVGSSRPFTDPDDRRTADFDRVADDLETALGEQAEAVERVEVSHGEITFHVRREALPELVRHLRDDPALRYELCTGVAGVHFPDDAGRELHAVYHFRSITHNSEIRVATTCPDDDPHVPSIVSVYPTNDWHEREAWDFFGIVFDGHPALTRIQMPDDWHGHPQRKDYPLGGIPVEYRGATVPPPDERRSYK comes from the coding sequence ATGACCAACGAGAACGAGCGCGACGAGGCCGCCGAGAACCTGCCCGACCAGCTCGGCCGCGAAAGGCTCGCCGCCCCTGTGAAGCGGACCGGCCTGTTCGGAGCCACCACCACCGGTGACACCTCCGGATTCGGCGGCCTCCAGGTGCGGGGGAGCGCTCCCGTCGGGAGCAGCCGCCCCTTCACCGACCCCGACGACCGGCGCACGGCCGACTTCGACCGCGTGGCCGACGACCTGGAGACCGCTCTGGGGGAACAGGCGGAGGCGGTCGAGCGCGTCGAGGTCTCCCACGGCGAGATCACCTTCCACGTGCGCCGCGAGGCACTGCCGGAACTGGTGCGCCACCTGCGCGACGACCCGGCCCTGCGCTACGAGCTGTGCACAGGGGTGGCCGGGGTGCACTTCCCCGACGACGCCGGCCGTGAGCTGCACGCGGTCTACCACTTCCGGTCCATCACGCACAACAGCGAGATCCGCGTCGCCACGACCTGCCCCGACGACGATCCCCACGTTCCCTCGATCGTGTCGGTCTACCCGACCAACGACTGGCACGAGCGCGAGGCCTGGGACTTCTTCGGGATCGTCTTCGACGGCCACCCGGCGCTGACCCGCATCCAGATGCCGGACGACTGGCACGGCCACCCGCAGCGCAAGGACTACCCGCTCGGCGGCATCCCCGTCGAGTACCGGGGCGCCACCGTGCCCCCGCCGGACGAACGGCGGTCCTACAAGTGA